TCTTCCAGGGGCATCGCCCCCGTCTTACCCGCTTGCGGGTAAGTAAAGGAGTCGTAGTGGTTGCGCCCTTTGAACCTCGGATACCCGGCAGTCTGTTTTGCCTTGACCCGCCGAAAGAATCCCTTGAAGGATTTGTCCAGCCGCTCTATGACGTCCTGCAACACCTGGGAGTGGATTCCCTTGTACTCCGGCAGGTCGGCCTTGATTTCAGTCAGGGCGCGTTTCTGTTCGTAGTAGCGGACCGAGACGCCGCTTTTCTTGTAGGCTCCCCTGCGTTCCTCAAGGGCCGCGTTGTACAACTGGCGGCACAGGTACAGCGTGGTATCCAACGCCTTCTCCTGCGTGACGTTCGGGAACAGCCTATATTTCATGGCCTTAAACCCCATCGTCTTCCACCTGCCCTTTGCGCTGCCCTTCGATGTACCGCTGAATCACCTCGGGGAACTCCTGAAGGAGAAGCCGAGCTGAGACGCCCTTCAGAATCTTGGCGATGTCGGACGGTGCCCATTTCGGTGGGCAGGACACGAACACATGCACGTGGTCCGGCATGACCTCCATGCCCCGGATGAGCCAATCCCGTTCAGCGCAGGTAGCCGTGAAAATCTCCATCAGGCGGTCACGGGACGGGCCGAAGAACGAACGACGGCGGTATTTCGGCGTGAACACCAGATGGTAGTTCAAATTGAAGTGTGCATGTCGTGTTGAACGCTCTCCGACCATATGCACATGGTAGCAGATAAACCACTAGATTTCTAGCCCGTGCGGTGCTTTAGCTTTGCGGCACCTGCGGTGCCGAGGGCTTATATCCCCGCCCTGAAGGACGGGGGATGACGCCCTTTTCTCTAAGCCTGCGCCACCTACACACGAGCCTTCGCTGCCCCTGAGCGCGAAGGCTTTTTGCTGGGCGGCGGCGGTAGGAATCCTGGCGGTCAGGCGATCAGCCAACCAGAACGCCAGCGAAGAATTGTGCCTGGC
This portion of the Deinococcus rubellus genome encodes:
- the tnpA gene encoding IS200/IS605 family transposase, which translates into the protein MHMVGERSTRHAHFNLNYHLVFTPKYRRRSFFGPSRDRLMEIFTATCAERDWLIRGMEVMPDHVHVFVSCPPKWAPSDIAKILKGVSARLLLQEFPEVIQRYIEGQRKGQVEDDGV